One window from the genome of Natronomonas pharaonis DSM 2160 encodes:
- the htpX gene encoding zinc metalloprotease HtpX, with protein MQWETDWGLRARMGLTMFLLFALYLVFVGVLTLYFEGLLVPAILLGGFSIAQFFFSDKLALRSMGARTVDQEEYPELHAKVGRLAQQADLPKPTVAVADNQTPNAFATGRSPSNSAVCVTTGLLQTLDDEELEGVLAHELAHIKNRDVAVMTIASFLSTIAFLIVRWGWLFSGGRGGRNQAPLIVAILVSLLVWVLSFLLIRALSRYREYSADRGAAAITGKPSALATALMKISGRMDEVPQEDLREQAEMNAFFIIPISKGFIAKLASTHPPTETRIEKLRELEREMER; from the coding sequence ATGCAATGGGAGACCGACTGGGGGCTCAGAGCCCGGATGGGCCTGACGATGTTTTTGCTCTTTGCCCTCTATCTCGTCTTTGTCGGCGTGTTGACGCTGTACTTCGAGGGGCTGCTCGTTCCAGCTATACTGCTCGGCGGCTTCTCTATCGCCCAGTTCTTCTTCAGCGACAAACTGGCCTTGCGGTCGATGGGCGCACGGACAGTCGACCAAGAGGAGTATCCGGAGCTCCACGCCAAGGTCGGCCGGCTTGCCCAGCAGGCGGACCTGCCAAAGCCGACAGTCGCCGTCGCCGACAACCAGACGCCGAACGCCTTTGCGACGGGGCGGTCGCCGTCGAACTCGGCGGTCTGTGTGACCACGGGGCTGCTCCAGACACTCGACGACGAGGAACTTGAGGGCGTGTTGGCCCACGAACTGGCGCACATCAAGAACCGCGACGTCGCCGTGATGACGATAGCCTCGTTCCTGTCGACAATTGCCTTCCTCATCGTCCGGTGGGGGTGGCTCTTCAGCGGCGGCCGAGGCGGCCGCAATCAGGCACCGCTCATTGTCGCCATACTCGTCTCGCTTTTGGTGTGGGTGCTCTCGTTCCTGCTCATCCGCGCGCTCAGCCGCTATCGGGAGTACTCGGCCGACCGGGGCGCGGCCGCCATCACCGGCAAGCCGTCGGCGCTGGCGACGGCGTTGATGAAAATCTCCGGCCGGATGGACGAGGTCCCACAGGAAGACCTCCGCGAGCAGGCCGAGATGAACGCCTTCTTCATTATTCCCATCAGCAAGGGGTTTATCGCCAAGCTGGCATCGACGCACCCGCCGACCGAAACACGCATCGAAAAGCTCCGGGAGCTCGAACGGGAGATGGAGCGTTAG